The Niastella koreensis GR20-10 genome includes a window with the following:
- a CDS encoding short chain dehydrogenase — protein sequence MKIIIVGASGTMGSYLANALEKEHSIIRADRKSKDVQVDITSPASIENMYKTVGAFDALICTAGPTYVGPWKNLNDTTFRNGVEGKMMGQINLVLIGQHYINPNGSFTLITGALTHDPQKNFANASAANAAVDGFVRAAAIELGNGIRINAVSPTVIENSPQYFPFFPGEIPVTMQKLEFGFRKSVFGANTGQIIKPY from the coding sequence ATGAAGATCATAATTGTTGGCGCCTCCGGCACCATGGGAAGCTATTTGGCAAATGCGCTGGAAAAAGAACATTCAATTATCAGAGCAGATCGGAAAAGCAAAGATGTGCAGGTAGACATCACCTCGCCTGCTTCTATTGAAAACATGTACAAAACAGTTGGCGCTTTTGATGCACTGATCTGTACGGCAGGCCCCACCTACGTAGGCCCCTGGAAAAATCTTAATGATACCACATTCCGCAATGGTGTAGAGGGTAAGATGATGGGACAGATAAACCTCGTACTCATTGGTCAGCATTATATCAACCCTAATGGATCATTTACGCTGATCACAGGCGCCCTTACCCATGATCCGCAAAAGAATTTTGCCAATGCCTCAGCTGCAAATGCGGCTGTGGACGGATTCGTAAGGGCTGCAGCTATTGAGTTGGGAAATGGTATCCGCATTAATGCTGTTAGTCCAACGGTAATTGAAAACTCGCCCCAATACTTTCCCTTCTTTCCCGGAGAGATACCGGTAACCATGCAAAAACTCGAATTCGGTTTCAGAAAGAGTGTATTCGGCGCCAACACCGGACAAATTATAAAACCTTATTAA
- a CDS encoding BON domain-containing protein: protein MKSDMEIQKDVMDQLMWEPILRATDLGVSVKNGVVTLSGMVKFYSQKMAAEHAVKKVAGVKAVAEEIQVGNSPLFRKTDSELAEAVLHALKWNTLAPDDKIMVKVEDGIVSLEGELDWDYQRIAACKSIDNLAGIKAVHNFITLKPAITLADIKQKIRAAFERIATIDAEKIIVEVEGGKVMLSGKVRSFAEQEDAINAAWSAPGISVVENNMELEDPVYAW from the coding sequence GATGTGGGAGCCCATCTTACGGGCAACAGATCTTGGTGTATCGGTAAAAAATGGTGTTGTTACGTTATCGGGCATGGTAAAATTCTATTCCCAGAAAATGGCGGCAGAACATGCTGTAAAAAAAGTAGCAGGGGTAAAAGCTGTTGCCGAAGAAATACAGGTTGGTAATTCACCGCTGTTCAGAAAAACGGACTCCGAGCTGGCCGAAGCGGTTTTACATGCATTGAAATGGAATACATTGGCGCCGGACGATAAGATAATGGTTAAGGTAGAAGACGGCATTGTATCACTGGAAGGTGAACTGGATTGGGATTATCAACGTATTGCTGCCTGCAAATCAATTGACAACCTGGCGGGGATAAAAGCGGTCCATAATTTTATAACCCTGAAACCTGCTATTACTTTAGCCGACATCAAACAAAAGATCAGAGCTGCATTTGAACGGATCGCTACTATTGATGCCGAAAAAATTATAGTGGAAGTAGAGGGCGGCAAAGTAATGCTTTCCGGAAAAGTGCGTTCATTCGCGGAGCAGGAAGATGCCATAAACGCCGCCTGGTCGGCGCCGGGCATAAGTGTAGTGGAGAATAATATGGAACTGGAAGATCCAGTATACGCCTGGTAG